A window of the Streptomyces sp. NBC_00878 genome harbors these coding sequences:
- a CDS encoding RNA polymerase sigma factor translates to MVPLNAPTDEELTRRAQAGETGALGLLLARHQAPMRAVALSLLGYGPDAEDAVQDAALTALRRIGDVRDPSAVGAWLRAIVRNASRTRLRETREMPGLEGLDHLRLRDDEPSQPEQLIEQHAMRDWIWDAVDELPPQLRLVLMLRHFSGVTSYREIADVCEVPVGTVRSRLNQARGKMAEVLLSTAAQSHDDAAALTKESQHEAVETLQASERGSLPRELSELWPAEAELVGPLSKPGERTHPVPVMRETLESGVHQSVRHVVASRDITIWEMDVTHVGAVQTCPPTLAWLMFRKKRRVQRLRLIFPQPQT, encoded by the coding sequence ATGGTGCCCCTCAACGCACCCACTGATGAGGAACTCACCCGCAGGGCCCAGGCCGGCGAGACCGGAGCCCTCGGACTACTGCTGGCCCGCCACCAGGCGCCGATGCGCGCGGTGGCGCTGAGCCTGCTCGGCTACGGCCCCGACGCGGAAGACGCGGTGCAGGACGCCGCGCTGACCGCGCTGCGGCGTATCGGCGACGTACGGGACCCGTCGGCCGTGGGAGCGTGGCTACGAGCGATCGTGCGCAACGCCTCCCGCACGCGGCTGCGCGAAACCCGGGAGATGCCCGGCCTGGAAGGACTTGACCACCTGCGGCTTCGCGACGACGAGCCGTCGCAGCCGGAGCAGCTCATCGAGCAGCACGCGATGCGGGACTGGATCTGGGACGCGGTGGACGAACTGCCGCCCCAGCTCCGGCTGGTGCTGATGCTGCGGCACTTCAGCGGCGTCACCTCGTACCGGGAGATCGCCGACGTCTGCGAGGTGCCGGTCGGCACCGTACGGAGTCGGCTCAACCAGGCCAGGGGGAAAATGGCCGAGGTGCTGCTGTCGACCGCCGCGCAGTCGCACGACGACGCCGCTGCGCTCACCAAGGAGAGCCAACACGAGGCCGTGGAGACCCTGCAGGCGTCCGAGCGCGGCAGCCTGCCCCGCGAGCTATCCGAGTTGTGGCCGGCGGAGGCCGAACTCGTCGGCCCACTCAGCAAGCCTGGCGAACGCACCCATCCCGTCCCGGTCATGCGAGAGACCCTGGAATCCGGGGTTCACCAGAGCGTGCGCCATGTGGTGGCCAGCCGCGACATCACCATCTGGGAAATGGACGTCACCCACGTCGGCGCCGTCCAGACCTGCCCGCCGACTCTCGCCTGGCTCATGTTCCGCAAGAAGAGAAGAGTTCAAAGACTCCGGCTGATCTTTCCCCAGCCGCAGACATGA
- a CDS encoding lactonase family protein, giving the protein MPDKTNALPAVPSHSPHSPNSPNSPHSTTRSPSRRTLLRAMAASAAVGTPLLAGAPAGAVSSGAADLLYVGTWGAGQVHALRFDPARAAMTPVGPVAQATSNWVLAHPTRPVLYVAGGEPGGIIRVFRIDNASAALEQFGEIATESTPVGGLSYMAVDAASKTLLAADFAAGTAVSVPIGKDGGLGAVASRVQDTGSGPHPRQQGPHAHHVVTDPSGRFALVADFGADRVFVYHFDRATRALSAGTPDGPRTYATAPGSGPRRLAFHPSGRTVYLLNELTADIQALDWNAADGVLTHLQSLPTDAPGHTGTTSAAELAISRDGRFVYTSNRGENTLVVFSTDRSTGLLTQVQRIPCAGVTPWSFTLHPGGRWLFVANQASNTVNLFSVDPRTGQLADTGTSVPVPKPDCITFSRP; this is encoded by the coding sequence ATGCCTGACAAGACGAACGCTCTGCCCGCCGTCCCATCCCACTCACCCCACTCACCCAACTCGCCCAACTCACCGCACTCGACGACCAGATCGCCGTCCCGCAGAACGCTGCTGCGCGCCATGGCGGCGTCTGCCGCTGTGGGGACGCCGCTGTTAGCCGGCGCGCCGGCCGGGGCCGTATCGAGCGGGGCGGCCGACCTCCTCTACGTCGGCACCTGGGGTGCCGGCCAGGTGCACGCGCTCCGGTTCGACCCCGCCCGCGCGGCCATGACGCCGGTCGGGCCGGTGGCCCAGGCCACCTCGAACTGGGTGCTCGCCCACCCGACGCGCCCGGTCCTGTACGTGGCCGGCGGCGAACCGGGCGGGATCATCCGCGTCTTCCGCATCGACAACGCCTCCGCCGCGCTTGAGCAGTTCGGCGAGATCGCGACGGAGAGCACACCGGTGGGCGGCCTGTCGTACATGGCAGTGGACGCTGCCTCGAAGACACTCCTGGCCGCGGACTTCGCGGCGGGCACCGCCGTGTCCGTCCCGATCGGCAAGGACGGTGGACTCGGCGCCGTGGCGTCCCGGGTGCAGGACACCGGTTCCGGCCCCCATCCACGGCAGCAGGGGCCGCACGCCCACCACGTGGTCACCGACCCGAGCGGCAGGTTCGCGCTGGTCGCGGACTTCGGCGCCGACCGGGTCTTCGTCTACCACTTCGACCGGGCCACGCGCGCGCTGTCCGCCGGTACGCCCGACGGTCCGCGTACGTACGCGACGGCGCCCGGGTCGGGGCCGCGGCGGCTGGCCTTCCACCCGAGCGGCAGGACCGTCTACCTGTTGAACGAGCTGACCGCGGACATCCAGGCCCTGGACTGGAACGCGGCGGACGGCGTGCTCACCCACCTCCAGAGCCTGCCGACCGACGCGCCCGGACACACCGGCACCACGAGCGCCGCCGAACTGGCCATCAGCCGCGACGGCCGCTTCGTCTACACCTCCAACCGAGGCGAGAACACTCTGGTCGTCTTCTCGACGGACCGAAGCACCGGCCTGCTCACCCAGGTACAGCGCATCCCCTGCGCGGGAGTCACGCCGTGGAGCTTCACCCTTCACCCCGGCGGGAGGTGGCTGTTCGTCGCGAATCAGGCGAGCAACACGGTGAACCTGTTCAGCGTCGACCCACGCACGGGCCAACTCGCCGACACCGGCACATCCGTACCCGTACCGAAACCCGACTGCATCACCTTCAGTCGGCCCTGA
- a CDS encoding LuxR family transcriptional regulator, whose protein sequence is MRDWDRVGRWPLVGRGPELDAFAAALADRECRGFVIGGAAGVGKSRLAEECLARAAAAGFRVGRATASAAAGAVPLGAIAHLLPAGVDLSDPVAGFAAVAQRLAAGPGRRWALFVDDMHLLDSASAVLLRQLMDTGVLLLIGTVRSGEPYGKAVTALRGGDAVYRVDLTVLSPEQIEALLQAALGGAVARRSLHELSAASGGNVLYLRELVLGALAAGELTEDGEIWHLSEGRLPGTARLTEVIEARLATADSAGRPVLELLALCEPLPLADAEVLAPPQVMAALDGAGLIRVTLDRRRTVVSLAHPLYGEALRAGLPVLRRRALLLDQAARVEARGARRRGDLLRTAGWRLAATGTADPTLLTQAAVLARHAHDYPRTIALLEALPEKHRTTATGLMLGSAFFEMGRWDQAEAALAQADALAIGEQEELAVALVRTMNLLWSNAPLTEALAVNEAALDRITSAEGRRKLRINEGFMRIAAGLPAQGLALLDDMETDVGDAPDVDVWLRGAWMKPFGLALVGRTGEAATWAERAHVGHRRVDEHALVSHPAVQRIPLVLALTEAGLPAEARREGERAYAELVAADSLVRVWMAVFLGRTEWLVGRPTTARRWWAEAAALARTFDHTMALRPVLGGLAACAAVLGDLDAAEVSLAEHRTLPPLAPGLLSTGEERLGEAWLLAVRGQLGRARSVLTAAARAARSTGHVTGEALLLTDVARLGGAKDVTDRLTALAQTCDGMLAPARARLAAALAADDPDQLLQAADACRAIGADLLAAEAATAAAAAWRRAARPRRASAAAHRAAAALARCEGARTPLLTTAQVTAPLTTREREIALLAAVGNASKDIAQALALSVRTVDNHLHHAYTKLGVTTRRELAQTLSALSPGARPDPQHGPS, encoded by the coding sequence ATGCGGGATTGGGATCGGGTGGGTCGTTGGCCGTTGGTCGGACGGGGGCCTGAACTGGACGCCTTCGCTGCGGCGTTGGCGGACCGGGAATGCCGGGGGTTCGTGATCGGCGGGGCGGCCGGGGTGGGCAAGTCCCGGCTGGCCGAGGAGTGTCTGGCCCGGGCCGCGGCGGCGGGCTTCCGGGTGGGGCGGGCCACGGCGAGTGCCGCGGCGGGCGCGGTGCCGCTGGGGGCGATCGCGCATCTGCTGCCCGCGGGGGTTGATCTGTCGGACCCGGTGGCCGGGTTCGCCGCGGTCGCCCAGCGGCTGGCCGCCGGGCCGGGGCGGCGCTGGGCACTGTTCGTGGATGACATGCACCTGCTGGACTCGGCCTCGGCGGTGCTCCTGCGGCAGCTGATGGATACCGGCGTACTCCTGCTGATCGGCACCGTCCGCAGCGGTGAGCCGTACGGGAAGGCCGTCACGGCGCTGCGGGGCGGGGACGCGGTGTACCGGGTCGACCTGACCGTACTGAGCCCGGAGCAGATCGAGGCGCTGCTGCAGGCCGCGCTCGGCGGAGCGGTCGCCCGGCGCAGTCTGCACGAGCTGTCGGCGGCCAGCGGCGGCAACGTGCTGTACCTGCGGGAACTCGTCCTGGGCGCCCTGGCCGCCGGGGAGTTGACCGAGGACGGGGAGATCTGGCACCTGTCCGAGGGCCGATTACCGGGCACCGCGCGGCTGACCGAAGTGATCGAAGCCCGGTTGGCCACCGCTGATTCCGCCGGGCGCCCCGTGCTGGAACTGCTGGCGCTGTGCGAGCCGTTGCCGCTGGCCGATGCCGAAGTCCTCGCCCCGCCACAGGTGATGGCGGCCCTGGACGGGGCAGGGCTGATCCGCGTCACGCTGGACCGGCGGCGCACCGTCGTCTCCCTCGCCCACCCGCTGTACGGCGAGGCGCTGCGGGCCGGTCTTCCGGTCCTGCGCCGCCGGGCCCTGCTGCTGGACCAGGCCGCACGCGTCGAGGCCCGCGGCGCCCGCCGACGCGGTGACCTGCTGCGCACCGCCGGCTGGCGGCTGGCCGCCACGGGAACCGCCGATCCCACCCTTCTCACTCAGGCCGCCGTACTGGCTCGCCACGCGCACGACTACCCCCGGACCATCGCTCTCCTTGAGGCCCTGCCCGAGAAACACCGCACCACTGCCACCGGCTTGATGCTCGGCAGTGCCTTCTTCGAGATGGGCCGCTGGGATCAGGCCGAGGCGGCGCTCGCCCAGGCCGACGCCCTTGCCATCGGCGAGCAGGAGGAGCTGGCGGTCGCTCTGGTCCGGACGATGAATCTGCTGTGGAGCAACGCCCCCCTCACCGAGGCACTCGCGGTCAACGAGGCCGCACTGGACCGGATCACCAGCGCCGAGGGCCGCCGCAAGCTGAGGATCAATGAGGGCTTCATGCGGATCGCCGCCGGTCTGCCGGCCCAGGGGCTGGCCCTGCTGGATGACATGGAGACCGACGTCGGTGACGCCCCCGACGTCGACGTCTGGCTGCGAGGCGCCTGGATGAAGCCCTTCGGGCTGGCCCTGGTGGGCCGCACCGGAGAGGCCGCGACCTGGGCGGAGCGCGCCCACGTCGGCCACCGGCGGGTCGACGAACACGCCCTCGTCTCCCATCCAGCCGTCCAGCGCATCCCGCTCGTCCTCGCCCTCACCGAAGCCGGTCTCCCGGCCGAAGCCCGCCGCGAGGGCGAGCGCGCCTACGCCGAACTTGTTGCCGCCGATTCCCTTGTGAGGGTCTGGATGGCGGTCTTCCTCGGCCGAACGGAGTGGCTGGTCGGTCGGCCGACGACCGCCCGCCGCTGGTGGGCCGAGGCCGCCGCGCTGGCCCGTACCTTCGACCACACCATGGCCCTGCGCCCGGTGCTCGGCGGCCTCGCCGCATGCGCGGCCGTGCTGGGAGACCTGGACGCGGCCGAAGTATCACTGGCCGAACACCGAACCCTGCCGCCGCTGGCACCGGGCCTGCTGTCCACAGGGGAGGAACGCCTGGGCGAGGCATGGCTGTTGGCCGTCCGCGGACAGCTGGGCCGGGCACGGTCCGTACTCACCGCCGCCGCCCGCGCCGCCCGCTCGACGGGCCACGTCACAGGTGAGGCGCTGCTGCTGACCGATGTGGCCCGCCTCGGCGGAGCGAAGGATGTCACGGACCGGCTGACCGCACTCGCGCAGACGTGCGACGGGATGCTTGCCCCGGCCCGGGCCCGACTGGCGGCGGCGCTGGCGGCCGACGACCCCGACCAGCTCCTCCAGGCCGCCGACGCGTGCCGGGCCATCGGCGCGGACCTGCTCGCCGCCGAGGCTGCCACCGCCGCCGCGGCCGCCTGGCGCCGGGCCGCCCGACCACGCCGTGCCTCAGCGGCCGCCCACCGGGCCGCCGCGGCCCTGGCCCGCTGCGAAGGCGCCCGCACACCACTGCTGACCACCGCCCAGGTCACCGCTCCGCTCACCACCCGCGAACGCGAGATAGCCCTGCTCGCCGCGGTCGGCAACGCCAGCAAGGACATCGCCCAGGCCCTGGCCCTGTCGGTACGCACCGTCGACAACCACCTCCACCACGCCTACACCAAACTCGGCGTCACCACCCGGCGCGAACTGGCCCAGACTCTCAGCGCACTCTCACCCGGCGCCCGCCCGGACCCCCAGCACGGCCCGTCGTAG
- a CDS encoding carotenoid oxygenase family protein: MTDQTALPLYLQGRFAPVPDEHSAADLTVRGSLPPDLDGLYLRNGPNPLPGEDNGHWFTGPGMLHGMRLRGGRAEWYRNRWVRTRELEGHPFIRENLTIDLTATPANTHVIRHAGTVLALCEAGLPYWVTPELETVGPYDFGGRLNTAMTAHPKKDPVTGELHLFGTGFAAPPYLTYHRVTAEGLLLDSRPIGVPGPTMMHDFAITERHIVWMDLPVVFDPAHAGRGGVPYRWEAAYGARLGIMSRMPGSTHVRWYDVDPCYVFHVGNAYEDERGRIVLDAVRHDDACFRKSWGDMGGPTSTGGLPGVLEPGHAPASAVLYRWTLDPATGRVCESQLDDREAEFPTHNETLTGRPYRYLYTVSGDGIAKHDLARGTRHTHETPGSRYAGEAVFVPAADATGEDEGWLLSFISNDDGEAGELLVLDAAELSVQAVVELPYPVPAGFHGSWLPETEERRFLS; this comes from the coding sequence ATGACAGACCAGACAGCTCTTCCCTTGTATCTCCAGGGCCGCTTCGCCCCGGTCCCCGACGAGCACAGCGCGGCCGATCTCACGGTGCGGGGCTCCCTGCCGCCCGACCTGGACGGCCTGTATCTGCGCAACGGCCCCAACCCGCTGCCGGGCGAGGACAACGGGCACTGGTTCACCGGTCCCGGCATGCTCCACGGCATGCGGCTGCGGGGCGGGCGCGCCGAGTGGTACCGCAACCGGTGGGTGCGCACCCGGGAGTTGGAGGGACATCCCTTCATTCGCGAGAACCTCACCATCGACCTGACCGCGACGCCCGCCAACACCCACGTGATCCGGCACGCCGGCACCGTACTGGCCCTGTGCGAGGCAGGCCTTCCCTACTGGGTCACCCCGGAGCTGGAGACCGTCGGACCGTACGACTTCGGCGGGCGCCTGAACACCGCGATGACCGCCCACCCCAAGAAGGACCCGGTCACCGGCGAACTCCACCTGTTCGGAACCGGGTTCGCCGCCCCGCCCTACCTCACCTACCACCGGGTCACCGCGGAGGGGCTGCTGCTCGACAGCCGGCCGATCGGCGTGCCGGGCCCGACGATGATGCACGACTTCGCCATCACCGAACGCCACATCGTCTGGATGGACCTGCCCGTCGTCTTCGATCCCGCGCACGCAGGGCGCGGCGGCGTGCCCTACCGGTGGGAGGCGGCGTACGGCGCACGGCTCGGGATCATGTCCCGCATGCCCGGCAGCACCCATGTGCGGTGGTACGACGTCGATCCCTGCTACGTCTTCCACGTGGGCAACGCCTACGAGGACGAGCGGGGGCGCATCGTGCTGGACGCGGTGCGCCACGACGACGCCTGCTTCCGGAAGTCCTGGGGGGACATGGGCGGACCCACCAGCACGGGTGGCCTGCCCGGGGTGCTGGAACCGGGCCACGCCCCGGCCTCCGCCGTCCTGTACCGCTGGACCCTGGACCCGGCCACCGGCCGCGTCTGCGAGTCCCAACTGGACGACCGCGAGGCCGAGTTCCCCACACACAACGAAACCCTCACCGGACGCCCGTACCGCTACCTGTACACCGTCTCCGGTGACGGCATCGCCAAGCACGACCTCGCGCGCGGCACCCGTCACACCCATGAGACGCCTGGCAGCCGCTACGCCGGCGAGGCGGTCTTCGTACCGGCGGCGGACGCCACCGGCGAGGACGAGGGCTGGCTCCTGTCATTCATCTCGAACGACGACGGTGAAGCGGGTGAGCTGCTCGTCCTCGACGCCGCGGAGCTCTCCGTCCAGGCAGTGGTGGAACTGCCGTACCCCGTTCCGGCCGGCTTCCACGGCAGCTGGTTGCCCGAAACCGAGGAAAGACGATTTCTCTCATGA
- a CDS encoding carboxylesterase/lipase family protein yields the protein MRTRSGLVTGAPAALDGITVYRGIPYAASTVGENRWRAPRPAPSWQGVRAADTWGAACPQPVNGIAADKVPPLSEDCLNLNVWTGAAGSRERRPVFVWIYGGRNSAMWASQPVYDGANLAVKGAVVVTYNHRVGAFGNLAHPELSTEGGHGGSGNWGVLDTVAALRWIRDNIAAFGGDPDRVTIAGWSHGSSFVNILMISRLARGLYHRALLAAGVQYTKDPALGRVAGGYDTLPVAEANGTAFAGYMGASSLAGLRALTADEIVTKVYAPGAPATGTDFGNVLDGYVLPTGYTAAMESGAEADVPVLTGNNKDENGASPTLVMTVARYEAYAATTFGDRAAEFLALYPASTDTEAAAQYNNYARDEERVSTFLWGTQFRNTAGNRSAIYNYWWTHAPPGTDTTNPIEPANGAGAYHGAEMYYLFGNLYGTDRPWTEADHAIADTTSSYVANFVATGNPNGGSLPAWPALRTTKPLSMELGDHFTTLPAADSEAKYTFLKDYLESQTTAY from the coding sequence GTGCGTACGCGGTCCGGCCTGGTGACCGGTGCCCCGGCCGCCTTGGACGGGATCACCGTCTACAGAGGCATCCCGTACGCGGCTTCGACCGTCGGCGAGAACCGCTGGCGCGCGCCACGGCCCGCGCCGTCCTGGCAGGGCGTACGCGCCGCCGACACCTGGGGCGCCGCCTGCCCCCAGCCGGTCAACGGCATCGCCGCCGACAAGGTCCCGCCGCTCAGCGAGGACTGCCTCAACCTCAACGTCTGGACGGGCGCGGCCGGTTCGAGAGAACGCCGCCCGGTCTTCGTATGGATCTACGGCGGCCGCAACTCCGCCATGTGGGCCTCCCAACCGGTGTACGACGGCGCGAACCTGGCGGTGAAGGGCGCGGTCGTCGTCACGTACAACCACCGCGTCGGTGCCTTCGGCAACCTCGCCCATCCCGAGCTGAGCACCGAGGGCGGGCACGGCGGCTCCGGCAACTGGGGTGTGCTGGACACGGTGGCGGCGCTGCGGTGGATCCGGGACAACATCGCCGCGTTCGGCGGTGATCCGGACCGGGTGACCATCGCGGGCTGGTCGCACGGGTCGTCGTTCGTGAACATCCTGATGATCTCGCGGCTGGCACGGGGGCTGTACCACCGGGCGCTGCTGGCGGCCGGCGTGCAGTACACCAAGGACCCGGCGCTCGGCCGGGTGGCGGGCGGCTACGACACGCTGCCGGTCGCCGAGGCCAACGGCACCGCGTTCGCCGGGTACATGGGCGCCTCCTCGCTCGCCGGCCTGCGGGCGCTGACCGCGGACGAGATCGTGACGAAGGTCTACGCGCCCGGCGCCCCGGCCACCGGCACCGACTTCGGCAACGTCCTGGACGGCTACGTCCTCCCGACCGGCTACACCGCCGCCATGGAGTCCGGCGCCGAGGCGGATGTGCCGGTCCTGACCGGCAACAACAAGGATGAGAACGGCGCCTCGCCGACCCTCGTGATGACCGTCGCCCGGTACGAGGCGTACGCGGCGACCACCTTCGGCGACCGAGCGGCGGAGTTCCTGGCGCTGTACCCGGCGAGCACCGACACGGAAGCGGCCGCGCAGTACAACAACTACGCGCGCGACGAGGAACGCGTCTCCACCTTCCTGTGGGGCACCCAGTTCCGCAACACCGCCGGCAACCGCAGCGCGATCTACAACTACTGGTGGACCCACGCCCCGCCCGGCACCGACACCACCAACCCGATCGAGCCCGCGAACGGCGCCGGCGCCTACCACGGCGCCGAGATGTACTACCTCTTCGGCAACCTCTACGGCACCGACCGCCCCTGGACCGAGGCCGACCACGCCATAGCAGACACCACGTCCTCGTACGTCGCGAACTTCGTGGCCACCGGCAACCCCAACGGCGGCTCCCTGCCCGCCTGGCCCGCCCTGCGCACGACGAAGCCGCTCTCCATGGAACTGGGCGACCACTTCACCACGCTCCCGGCGGCCGACAGCGAGGCCAAGTACACCTTCCTGAAGGACTACCTGGAATCCCAGACGACGGCATATTGA
- a CDS encoding carboxylesterase/lipase family protein: protein MTVPDSHDPRPAEPALRRRDFLGRAAGVSAGIRVGTTAGMTASAMLVDALAAQPASAAGSLGSRPVRTRSGLVAGVPAAASGVTVFRGIPYAASTAGPNRWRPPQPAPSWTGVRLADTFGDAPPQASGTLTMSEDCLNLNIWTGARRSTERRPVYVWIYGGGFSAGTGSDPGFEGSVLAAKGVVVVTFNYRLGALGFLATSELSAESRHGVSGNYGLLDQIAALKWVRRNIAGFGGDPRRITLGGQSAGAGSTNMLSMSPLATGLFQRSLAESQVRCPSDPELRYLGVSLRAMDTALRQGPAYGATKGATTLARLRALPWQDLTDAASLKDETVDTKSVAKPPLFRPVVDGWVLPAGYRATYDARAQNDVWYLAGNNLDESGAVPETAFEYWREAGYPDRPGAPPVHVTLDDYVGAARRKFGTMADEFLRLYPAGTDDEAALASNDAIRDNSRVSTYLWGTEWTKGADRPVYTYFWTRRPPGPDHDIRGAYHGSEIVYFFGNLHPATQGWTDQDREIADTMSSYLANYITTGDPNGRGLPRWPAYRPGSPTVMEVGERYGPTRVAPPGQLDFWKRYFATQEAW, encoded by the coding sequence ATGACCGTGCCAGACAGCCATGACCCCCGTCCCGCGGAACCGGCCCTGCGCCGACGGGACTTCCTCGGCCGCGCCGCAGGCGTCAGCGCAGGTATCAGAGTGGGGACCACCGCGGGCATGACCGCGAGTGCCATGCTCGTCGACGCCCTCGCGGCGCAGCCCGCGTCGGCCGCGGGGTCGCTCGGCAGCAGGCCGGTGCGGACCCGGTCCGGTCTCGTCGCCGGTGTGCCCGCCGCGGCGTCCGGTGTCACCGTCTTCAGGGGGATTCCCTACGCGGCCTCAACCGCCGGGCCGAACCGGTGGCGCCCGCCGCAGCCGGCGCCGTCCTGGACGGGCGTCCGCCTGGCCGACACGTTCGGCGACGCACCCCCGCAGGCGTCCGGCACGCTCACGATGAGCGAGGACTGTCTCAACCTCAACATCTGGACGGGCGCCAGGAGAAGCACGGAGCGCCGCCCGGTGTATGTGTGGATCTACGGCGGCGGGTTCTCCGCGGGAACCGGCTCGGACCCGGGCTTCGAAGGCTCGGTCCTGGCCGCCAAGGGCGTCGTCGTGGTGACCTTCAACTACCGCCTGGGCGCCCTGGGTTTCCTCGCCACCTCCGAACTGAGCGCGGAGTCCCGCCATGGCGTCTCGGGCAACTACGGACTGCTCGACCAGATCGCGGCTCTGAAGTGGGTCCGGCGCAACATCGCCGGGTTCGGCGGCGATCCGCGTCGTATCACGCTGGGCGGCCAGTCCGCCGGTGCCGGCTCCACGAACATGCTGTCCATGTCCCCGCTCGCCACCGGGCTCTTCCAGCGTTCCCTCGCCGAGAGCCAGGTCCGCTGTCCGAGCGATCCCGAGCTGCGCTACCTCGGCGTATCGCTCCGGGCGATGGACACCGCGCTCCGACAGGGCCCCGCCTACGGGGCGACGAAGGGCGCGACCACGCTCGCGCGGTTACGCGCCCTGCCCTGGCAGGACTTGACCGATGCCGCCTCGCTCAAGGACGAGACGGTCGACACCAAGTCCGTCGCGAAACCTCCGCTGTTCAGGCCCGTCGTCGACGGCTGGGTACTGCCCGCCGGCTATCGGGCGACCTACGACGCCCGCGCCCAGAACGACGTCTGGTACCTGGCCGGCAACAACCTCGACGAGAGCGGGGCCGTGCCCGAGACCGCCTTCGAGTACTGGCGCGAGGCGGGTTACCCGGACCGTCCCGGCGCCCCGCCCGTCCACGTCACCCTGGACGACTATGTCGGCGCCGCGCGGCGGAAGTTCGGCACGATGGCCGACGAGTTCCTGCGGCTCTACCCGGCGGGTACGGACGACGAGGCGGCCCTCGCCAGCAACGACGCGATCCGTGACAACTCCCGGGTCTCGACGTATCTGTGGGGCACCGAGTGGACCAAGGGCGCCGACCGTCCGGTGTACACGTACTTCTGGACGCGCCGCCCACCGGGCCCCGACCACGACATCCGGGGCGCGTACCACGGCTCCGAGATCGTCTACTTCTTCGGCAACCTCCACCCCGCCACCCAGGGGTGGACCGACCAGGACCGCGAGATCGCCGACACCATGTCCTCCTACCTGGCGAACTACATCACCACCGGCGACCCGAACGGCCGCGGTCTGCCCAGATGGCCCGCCTACCGTCCCGGCTCGCCGACCGTGATGGAGGTCGGCGAGCGCTACGGACCGACGCGGGTGGCGCCGCCCGGGCAACTCGACTTCTGGAAGCGGTACTTCGCGACGCAGGAAGCCTGGTAA
- a CDS encoding alpha/beta fold hydrolase, producing the protein MSADSAIRNVVLVHGGFVDGSGWKAVHNRLVGEGYHVSVVQNPTLSLEGDVAATRQVIEAQDGPVVLVGHSYGGVVITQAGRHDSVASLVYIAAFAPDKGESVNSLIADPPPGAPVPPILPPQDGFLFLDRERFAESFAGDLPSEEAAFMADSQVPWGVDALNGAVTEPAWRTKPSWYLVATDDRMIPPPAQQAMSGRIGATTVEVPGSHSVYLSQPDAVVSLIRQASGA; encoded by the coding sequence ATGAGCGCAGACTCGGCAATCCGAAACGTCGTCCTCGTGCACGGCGGGTTCGTCGACGGCTCCGGCTGGAAGGCGGTGCACAACCGGCTGGTGGGCGAGGGCTACCACGTGAGTGTCGTCCAGAACCCCACGCTGAGCCTGGAAGGCGACGTGGCCGCCACCCGCCAGGTCATCGAGGCGCAGGACGGCCCGGTCGTTCTGGTCGGCCACTCCTACGGCGGTGTGGTCATCACGCAGGCCGGCCGGCACGACAGCGTCGCGAGCCTCGTCTACATCGCCGCCTTCGCCCCGGACAAGGGCGAGTCGGTGAACAGCCTGATCGCCGACCCGCCGCCGGGCGCTCCGGTACCCCCGATCCTGCCTCCGCAGGACGGCTTCCTGTTCCTGGACCGTGAGCGGTTCGCGGAGTCGTTCGCGGGTGACCTGCCGAGTGAGGAGGCCGCGTTCATGGCCGACTCGCAGGTCCCGTGGGGCGTGGACGCCCTCAACGGCGCGGTCACCGAGCCTGCTTGGCGGACCAAGCCGAGCTGGTACCTCGTGGCCACCGACGACCGCATGATCCCTCCGCCGGCACAACAGGCGATGTCCGGGCGCATCGGGGCGACGACCGTGGAGGTCCCCGGCAGCCACTCCGTGTATCTGTCCCAGCCCGACGCGGTCGTCAGCCTGATCAGGCAGGCGTCCGGCGCGTAG